In Methanolobus chelungpuianus, a genomic segment contains:
- the mptA gene encoding GTP cyclohydrolase MptA, which yields MEVPVVKLPDIQANRPQIPINLTRVGVTNVKKLVEVKRKERRPIVLIATFDIFVDLPSHLKGANLSRNFEAVDEVLEKAVNMPVYEIEQLCSDVAQSLLNRHEYATRAEVILKSEYVVKRESPSTKMECQEVVEIFAEAIAMREDEENMVVKKLIGAEVVGMTACPCAQEIMRDNARKELEAIGIEDIKIAEFLHRVPMATHNQRGRGIISIEVEGSKFVSLDKIIEIIERSMSSSVFELLKRSDEAMVVQRAHNNPKFVEDCVRTMAKNVVKDFPLLPDEAVVTIKQINEESIHRHNAFAERVATLGELRSEISQEYITDIVKH from the coding sequence ATGGAAGTTCCAGTCGTCAAACTACCGGACATACAGGCAAACAGGCCACAGATACCGATTAACCTTACACGAGTAGGTGTCACCAACGTAAAGAAACTTGTGGAGGTCAAGAGAAAGGAAAGACGCCCTATCGTCCTGATAGCTACGTTTGACATTTTTGTGGACCTTCCCTCACACCTGAAGGGCGCCAACCTCTCGCGCAACTTCGAAGCAGTGGACGAAGTACTCGAGAAGGCAGTCAATATGCCTGTATATGAGATCGAGCAGCTATGCAGCGATGTCGCCCAGAGCCTGCTGAACCGCCACGAGTATGCCACCCGTGCAGAGGTCATCCTCAAGAGCGAATACGTGGTAAAAAGAGAATCCCCCTCCACCAAAATGGAATGCCAGGAGGTCGTGGAGATCTTTGCCGAAGCTATTGCCATGCGTGAGGATGAGGAGAACATGGTTGTCAAGAAACTCATAGGTGCCGAGGTTGTCGGCATGACCGCCTGCCCCTGCGCACAGGAGATCATGAGGGACAACGCGCGCAAGGAGCTTGAGGCCATAGGGATAGAAGATATCAAGATCGCTGAGTTCCTGCACAGGGTGCCCATGGCAACCCATAACCAGCGCGGCCGCGGGATAATCTCTATCGAGGTGGAAGGAAGCAAGTTCGTATCCCTGGACAAGATCATCGAGATCATTGAGAGGTCCATGAGCTCCAGTGTTTTCGAGCTTCTCAAGCGTTCGGACGAGGCCATGGTAGTCCAAAGGGCTCACAACAACCCGAAGTTCGTTGAGGACTGCGTGCGCACAATGGCCAAGAATGTTGTCAAGGACTTCCCTCTCCTGCCCGATGAAGCAGTTGTGACGATCAAGCAGATCAACGAGGAAAGCATACACAGGCACAATGCTTTTGCCGAAAGGGTCGCGACCCTCGGGGAACTCCGCAGTGAGATCTCCCAGGAGTACATCACAGATATCGTTAAGCATTAA
- a CDS encoding DUF2098 domain-containing protein, producing MAEEQSLEALDINGDPINAGRAVRYLNTGTTGRVLDVRKDDEGTWAQIDTTGLYYRVDFLVIIDPSELKEKKETEKSVDAEELARRYSQRGPQNVDIGQVTGGG from the coding sequence TTGGCCGAAGAGCAATCCCTGGAAGCCCTGGACATCAATGGGGATCCCATAAATGCCGGAAGAGCTGTAAGATACCTGAATACCGGCACCACCGGAAGGGTGCTGGATGTCAGGAAAGATGATGAAGGGACCTGGGCACAGATAGACACAACGGGCCTTTATTACAGAGTCGACTTCCTTGTTATAATTGATCCAAGCGAGCTTAAAGAGAAGAAAGAGACTGAGAAATCAGTGGACGCCGAGGAACTTGCACGGCGCTATTCACAGAGGGGCCCGCAGAACGTTGACATAGGGCAGGTCACCGGCGGCGGATAA
- a CDS encoding nucleotidyltransferase domain-containing protein: MIKTRIRDFLITKEGWIFAVSDYFHPHGIRSTLRYVPDEKGEREFNGVRYKKYDFDVSFDFMRKNRPEWVEDVHVVPESEIRAVLRPPEVIDALARSDSRIAAITRTLEEAGVPRSRMGVTGSFLPGLQNEGSDVDFVVYGNHWFTARDAIREAKASEGPIEDIDEDMWRKIYNKRIPEISFEEFVLHEKRKGNRGMVEGTYFDLLFVRDWEQISEPVRRGKDVRRMKIEARVTNADLAFDSPSVYRVEHEEIDHVLSYTHTYAGQALAGEVIEASGMVEEVGSIKRLVVGTSREPKGEWIRSLTLLQAEGMI; this comes from the coding sequence ATGATTAAGACAAGGATAAGGGATTTCCTGATCACAAAGGAAGGCTGGATATTCGCGGTTTCAGACTATTTCCACCCCCATGGAATAAGATCCACACTAAGATACGTCCCCGATGAGAAGGGAGAGAGGGAATTCAATGGCGTCCGTTATAAAAAGTATGATTTTGACGTATCCTTTGATTTCATGAGAAAGAACAGGCCCGAATGGGTGGAGGATGTTCACGTCGTCCCCGAGAGTGAGATCAGGGCGGTGCTCAGGCCCCCGGAGGTAATAGACGCACTGGCCAGGTCGGACAGCAGGATAGCTGCCATCACCAGGACCCTTGAAGAGGCAGGCGTGCCCAGGAGCAGGATGGGAGTCACAGGCTCATTCCTGCCCGGATTGCAGAACGAAGGTTCGGATGTGGATTTTGTGGTGTACGGCAACCACTGGTTCACTGCAAGGGATGCCATCAGGGAAGCAAAGGCCTCAGAAGGGCCCATTGAAGATATTGACGAGGACATGTGGAGAAAGATATACAATAAGAGGATCCCCGAGATCAGTTTTGAGGAATTTGTGCTCCATGAGAAAAGGAAGGGCAACAGGGGCATGGTCGAAGGCACTTACTTCGACCTTCTCTTCGTTAGGGACTGGGAACAGATAAGCGAGCCTGTAAGAAGAGGAAAAGATGTCAGGAGAATGAAGATAGAGGCAAGGGTCACCAATGCCGATCTTGCCTTTGACAGCCCTTCGGTCTACAGGGTGGAGCACGAGGAGATAGACCACGTATTATCCTATACGCATACCTATGCCGGGCAGGCCCTTGCAGGAGAGGTCATTGAGGCCAGCGGCATGGTGGAGGAAGTAGGTAGTATCAAGAGGCTTGTAGTGGGTACCTCCAGGGAGCCGAAGGGAGAATGGATACGCTCCCTCACATTGCTGCAGGCAGAAGGTATGATATAA
- a CDS encoding M20 metallopeptidase family protein, whose product MNPLIPLDEWIKDLRREFHREPELSYTEYRTQERIMSVLGELGIGSEKIADTGVTADIRGMGPGPCIAIRSDMDALAVTEKLTLSNKEYISGNKGVMHACGHDGHMAILLGTARLLKEQQDSFNGTVRLIFQPAEEVPPGGARRVISQGGLEGVDALIGLHIFGDVEAGVLNIRPGPCMASSNRFRLHIFGKGGHHSNPGFCIDPILIGSEFITNLYSELPMQVGAESFVLGIGILSSGTQFNRTPDELEMDGSFRTFDDNDSMQIESTMRGILDRLVSGHSKDAFSGLPGYELDVEPGYPVLMNDETFARAAIKVLRENNFKVNEAPDRIFGAEDFALYMQEVPGIFAILGTRNPEKGILEGNHSSSFDIDEDILITGVRAFHAIVTDFLKHPGEYISPR is encoded by the coding sequence GTGAACCCTTTGATCCCCCTCGATGAATGGATAAAAGATCTGAGGCGCGAATTCCACCGGGAACCGGAACTGAGCTATACTGAGTACCGGACCCAGGAGCGAATTATGTCTGTTCTCGGAGAACTGGGAATCGGCAGCGAAAAAATAGCCGATACCGGTGTGACGGCTGATATCCGGGGCATGGGTCCGGGACCATGCATAGCCATCCGTTCTGATATGGACGCCCTCGCAGTAACGGAGAAACTGACCCTGTCCAACAAAGAGTACATATCCGGTAACAAAGGTGTCATGCATGCCTGCGGGCACGACGGTCACATGGCTATCCTGCTTGGCACGGCACGGCTGCTGAAAGAGCAGCAGGACAGTTTCAACGGCACTGTGCGCCTGATATTCCAGCCCGCAGAAGAGGTCCCTCCCGGGGGTGCCCGGCGGGTGATATCTCAGGGCGGCCTTGAAGGTGTGGATGCACTGATAGGTCTTCATATATTCGGGGATGTGGAAGCAGGTGTCCTCAATATCAGGCCTGGTCCCTGCATGGCAAGCTCCAACCGCTTCAGACTGCACATATTCGGAAAAGGTGGGCATCATTCAAATCCCGGCTTCTGTATAGACCCTATACTGATAGGCTCCGAGTTTATCACAAACCTTTACTCCGAACTGCCCATGCAGGTAGGTGCTGAAAGTTTTGTTCTTGGGATAGGTATCCTCAGTTCCGGCACCCAGTTCAACAGGACCCCGGATGAGCTTGAGATGGACGGAAGCTTCAGGACCTTTGATGATAACGACTCCATGCAGATCGAGAGTACAATGAGGGGCATTCTTGACAGGCTGGTGTCAGGACATTCAAAGGATGCTTTTTCAGGTCTTCCGGGGTATGAACTGGATGTGGAACCAGGTTATCCTGTGCTTATGAACGATGAGACTTTCGCGCGGGCTGCTATAAAAGTGCTCAGGGAGAACAATTTTAAGGTCAATGAGGCCCCTGACAGGATATTCGGCGCAGAGGACTTTGCACTCTATATGCAGGAGGTGCCCGGCATCTTTGCAATTCTTGGTACAAGGAACCCTGAGAAGGGCATCCTCGAAGGTAACCATTCAAGCAGTTTCGATATCGATGAGGATATCCTTATTACAGGTGTCAGGGCGTTCCATGCCATTGTGACGGACTTCCTTAAGCATCCGG